A genomic region of Candidatus Baltobacteraceae bacterium contains the following coding sequences:
- a CDS encoding membrane dipeptidase, which produces MLVWDTHAGFSPDPAADLSNLQQWRDAGVDYLSINVGFDALPWHNAMKTIAAFRRWILSHPGDYALAASADDVRRAKAENKLAVAFDLEGTNALDGRIDMVEVYYLLGVRQMLFAYNRNNAAGGGCHDDDSGLTDFGRGIIDEMNRLGMFVDVSHCSYRTSMEAIEYSKQPVIFSHSNARALCDHERNIRDEQIVACARNGGVIGINGISLFLGDPAASSSSFADHVEYTIALAGPQHVGIGLDYVFPVGSEDVDAVVRANPHFWPPERGYAVDGVTCARPWQLREVAELLSQRGHSDDTVRCVLGENFLRLAEKVWK; this is translated from the coding sequence ATGCTCGTTTGGGACACGCACGCCGGTTTTTCTCCCGATCCCGCGGCGGATCTGTCGAACCTGCAACAGTGGCGCGATGCGGGCGTCGACTATCTCTCCATCAACGTCGGCTTCGACGCGCTGCCGTGGCACAACGCCATGAAGACGATCGCCGCCTTTCGGCGGTGGATATTATCGCATCCCGGCGACTACGCGCTCGCCGCGTCAGCCGACGACGTACGGCGCGCGAAAGCCGAGAATAAACTGGCCGTGGCCTTCGACTTAGAAGGCACCAACGCGCTCGACGGCCGCATCGACATGGTGGAAGTCTACTACCTGCTCGGGGTTCGGCAAATGCTATTCGCCTATAACCGGAACAACGCGGCGGGGGGCGGATGCCACGACGACGATTCGGGACTAACGGATTTCGGGCGCGGTATCATCGACGAGATGAACCGGCTGGGAATGTTCGTCGACGTCAGCCACTGCAGCTATCGCACCAGCATGGAAGCGATCGAGTACTCCAAACAACCCGTGATCTTCTCTCACTCGAACGCTCGCGCATTATGCGATCACGAACGCAACATCCGCGACGAACAGATCGTGGCCTGCGCTCGTAACGGCGGCGTGATCGGGATCAACGGGATCAGCCTCTTCCTCGGCGATCCGGCCGCGTCGTCGAGCAGCTTCGCCGATCACGTCGAGTACACGATCGCATTGGCCGGCCCGCAGCACGTCGGTATCGGACTCGATTACGTGTTTCCGGTTGGGAGCGAAGACGTCGATGCGGTGGTTCGCGCCAATCCGCACTTCTGGCCGCCCGAGCGCGGCTACGCCGTCGACGGCGTGACCTGTGCCCGCCCTTGGCAACTGCGCGAAGTGGCCGAACTACTTTCGCAACGCGGCCATAGCGACGACACCGTCCGCTGCGTCTTAGGAGAAAACTTCCTGCGCCTGGCTGAGAAAGTCTGGAAATAA
- a CDS encoding protease pro-enzyme activation domain-containing protein, which yields MRRLSRVAAALLGLSLTLSACSGGQNNGSLLPAPGSGAGDQGSLSSVPMKSDLSTAPMKSDLSASPMMTVPRTFGKLAFTDAGRRNGKAAVSVVLTLRYNHQQELDRFVAELGQGRHHALTPAQFNERFAPTREQEATVVRELRHAGFTITHRFSNRTIVDAKAPAAVVERFFHTEIHNVRQGKYGERFTNVRPGIVPNSIASIVRDVSLSNVVVARTGVEQSGGVTHPFPDASKIPAVKPAGSASQESPFAMLHPMAGCTGQLLLNPGFESGNVNWTASSGVITNDYYLSYQGNWEAWLDGYSSPETDTLAQTASIPAGCTATLTYYLWVYTGDGTTTTKDTLNLTVNGATLQSFSNRTNTGGGYVKETVNLSSYAGGSAAIKWTSNQTGTRATDFFIDSTALTLSGGTSTPTPPPTPTPAPTATPTASPTHSPTPSPTATPTGSPTHSPTPSPTATPTAVPTATPTPSGACSGTKLSGPLTNSSGTLATGVADPFDFPVQHGCNGSGYTAAIAIDDPVTSSYTNAYLSAAGVTHTGTITNEAVDGGGSGDEAEVDLDVQTIAGLAPAANIIVYDMGSLTDQAIEDTYNQVLSDGKAAAVNSSFGGCESQDTPFADSTNSIAQQGAAEGVEFSASSGDTGSNECGSSKGVSAPAGGPYFLSVGGVNFTEQSTPLTSVTMGSASGDSGGGGVSTVFAEPSYQSGVTGMITTGRNQPDISLPFDPVAVYTGGSWGEYLGTSWSSPASVALVLEADQYHGAKLGFLNSTIYSLFTAHGYGTYFIPCTSGSNGAYSCTSSHYNQAAGIGSPLGWALAQAL from the coding sequence ATGCGAAGACTATCGCGCGTAGCGGCGGCCTTGCTCGGCCTGTCGTTAACGCTTTCAGCGTGTAGCGGTGGGCAGAACAACGGCTCGCTGCTTCCCGCGCCGGGATCCGGCGCGGGCGATCAAGGTTCGCTGTCGAGCGTTCCGATGAAATCGGATCTGTCGACGGCCCCCATGAAATCCGATCTGTCGGCATCGCCGATGATGACGGTTCCCCGCACTTTCGGAAAGTTAGCTTTTACCGACGCGGGTCGCCGCAATGGTAAAGCAGCGGTGAGCGTCGTGCTCACGCTGCGCTACAACCACCAGCAAGAACTCGACCGTTTCGTCGCGGAGCTCGGACAAGGACGGCATCACGCGTTGACGCCGGCGCAGTTCAACGAGCGTTTTGCGCCGACGCGCGAACAAGAAGCAACCGTCGTGCGCGAGCTGCGTCACGCCGGTTTCACGATCACCCATCGTTTTTCGAATCGTACCATCGTCGATGCGAAGGCTCCGGCCGCCGTCGTCGAGCGTTTTTTTCATACCGAAATCCACAACGTTCGCCAAGGTAAGTACGGCGAGCGCTTCACGAACGTCCGGCCCGGCATCGTCCCCAACTCGATCGCGTCGATCGTGCGCGACGTATCGCTGTCGAACGTCGTCGTCGCGCGTACGGGCGTCGAACAAAGCGGCGGCGTAACGCATCCGTTCCCGGATGCCTCGAAGATCCCGGCGGTCAAGCCGGCGGGTTCGGCGAGCCAAGAGTCGCCGTTTGCGATGCTGCATCCGATGGCCGGCTGCACCGGTCAGCTGCTGCTCAACCCCGGTTTTGAATCGGGCAACGTCAACTGGACGGCGAGCTCCGGCGTGATCACCAACGACTACTACCTGTCGTATCAAGGTAACTGGGAAGCGTGGCTGGACGGCTACAGCTCGCCGGAAACCGACACGCTCGCGCAGACCGCGTCGATTCCGGCCGGCTGCACCGCCACCTTGACGTACTACCTGTGGGTGTACACCGGTGACGGCACGACCACCACGAAAGACACGCTTAATCTTACGGTCAACGGAGCGACCTTGCAGTCGTTCAGCAACCGCACGAACACGGGCGGCGGCTACGTCAAAGAAACCGTCAATCTGTCTTCGTACGCCGGCGGCAGCGCGGCCATCAAGTGGACGTCGAACCAAACCGGAACGCGTGCGACCGACTTCTTCATCGATTCGACCGCACTAACGCTCAGCGGCGGCACCAGCACGCCGACACCGCCGCCCACGCCGACACCGGCGCCGACGGCAACGCCGACTGCGTCGCCGACGCATTCGCCGACGCCGTCGCCGACGGCAACTCCGACCGGCTCGCCGACGCATTCGCCGACTCCGTCGCCGACGGCAACGCCGACCGCGGTTCCGACCGCTACGCCGACGCCGAGCGGCGCCTGTAGCGGCACCAAACTCAGCGGCCCGTTGACCAACTCGTCCGGAACGCTCGCGACGGGCGTCGCCGATCCGTTCGACTTCCCGGTACAGCACGGGTGCAACGGTTCGGGTTACACCGCTGCGATCGCCATCGACGATCCGGTGACGTCCAGCTACACCAACGCCTATCTCTCGGCTGCCGGCGTCACGCACACCGGCACGATCACCAATGAGGCCGTTGACGGCGGCGGCAGCGGCGACGAGGCCGAGGTCGACCTCGACGTGCAAACGATCGCAGGTTTGGCGCCGGCGGCGAACATCATCGTCTACGACATGGGTTCGCTTACGGATCAAGCGATCGAAGATACGTATAACCAAGTCCTGAGCGACGGTAAAGCGGCTGCCGTGAACTCGTCGTTCGGCGGCTGCGAATCGCAAGATACGCCGTTTGCCGATTCGACCAACTCGATCGCGCAGCAAGGTGCTGCCGAAGGCGTCGAATTCTCGGCGTCGTCGGGCGACACCGGCAGCAACGAGTGCGGAAGCAGCAAGGGCGTCAGCGCTCCGGCCGGCGGTCCGTACTTCCTGTCGGTCGGCGGCGTGAACTTCACCGAACAATCGACGCCGCTAACCTCGGTAACGATGGGCAGCGCGTCGGGTGACTCGGGCGGCGGCGGCGTCTCGACCGTGTTCGCCGAGCCGAGCTACCAGAGCGGTGTCACGGGCATGATCACGACGGGCCGCAATCAACCCGACATCTCGCTTCCGTTCGACCCGGTTGCGGTCTACACGGGCGGATCGTGGGGCGAGTATCTCGGAACGTCGTGGTCGTCGCCCGCTTCAGTAGCGCTCGTACTCGAGGCCGATCAGTATCACGGAGCCAAGCTCGGCTTCCTCAACTCGACGATCTACAGTCTGTTCACTGCGCACGGCTACGGGACGTACTTCATCCCGTGCACGTCGGGCAGCAACGGAGCGTACTCGTGCACGTCGAGTCACTACAACCAGGCTGCGGGCATCGGCTCGCCACTTGGTTGGGCACTCGCTCAGGCACTCTGA
- a CDS encoding high-potential iron-sulfur protein, whose protein sequence is MKKLIKRAAFLERAALLPVLAVVLDRAAEAQGAKSSKDAMHYQTSPNNGMQCSGCKFFTPGNDPNGDGSCAIVDGNISPHGYCIAYSAKS, encoded by the coding sequence ATGAAGAAGCTCATCAAGCGAGCGGCCTTCCTGGAACGAGCGGCCCTGCTGCCGGTCCTCGCGGTCGTCCTGGATCGCGCGGCCGAAGCGCAAGGCGCGAAATCGTCCAAGGATGCCATGCACTATCAGACGTCGCCCAACAACGGCATGCAGTGCTCGGGATGCAAATTCTTCACGCCAGGCAACGACCCCAACGGCGACGGTTCGTGTGCGATCGTCGACGGCAACATCTCTCCGCACGGCTACTGCATCGCGTACTCTGCGAAATCGTAG
- a CDS encoding error-prone DNA polymerase produces MRTSFATSTTYYWTTANSIAFIARERSGICEATTIEPAYAELHCWSNFSFLEGGSHPEELVDRAAALGLAAVALTDRDGLYGAVRFASRARMRGIGAIVGSELTVTGGARIVLLVEDERGYANLCELVSIAQLRGSKGNARLELADLTGRSDGLIALSQTVDEEEVRRSIAIFGDRFHLELQQHLTIAEAQRNERLVRLGRELHVPLVATNGVAYAYKDDAAVADVLTCVKLGTTLERARADHHLRPNAEYHLKSPDTMRRLFEPYPEAIERTIAIAQRCRFRLERLVGQFPLFAVPDGYTRQSYLRELVYRGAAERYATPFSSDVERQLDYELGIIAKMDLAGYFLIVWDIVRKAEDLGVLCQGRGSAANSAVCYALGITAVDPIGMKLLFERFMSEERKEIPDIDIDFAHQDREKVIQYIYERYGRANAAMAAEVITYRTRSALRDVAKALGLSVEEVDVLARELDARESLEEAAATLQPRIGENLAWLCKRIDGFPRHMGIHSGGMVITRDPLIRVAPVEWATMRDRTIVQWDKDDLQELGLIKIDLLGLGMLSLLREAFGIHERVHQKPLALHTIPPDDKPTYAMIQKADTIGVFQIESRAQQSMLPRMKPECFYDIVMQVAIIRPGPIQGQMIHPFLRRRAGLEPVTYPHPKLKNVLERTLGVPLFQEQGMRMAIEAAGFTPGEADQLRRAMGHKRSHERMNEIYPRLVEGMVNNGIDRAAAEQLFHMLEGFADYGFPESHAASFALLAYASAYVKCHHPAIFAAAILNVQPMGFYSTEVLVNDARRHGVAVKPVEVNASEYWSHVDGEGALRLGFHLVRGLGDVQRTRLEAALAGGAFRDILDFAQRTQLEKEAIENLAVAGAFVPWFASRRDAMWALRALDEREARGELGKLMDVDEPPVRFAPVTAKQATAFDLWSTGVTPNEHAIAHFRAQLDARRVIPAARLSDQPRNLVCRVGGMVITRQRPGTAKGFVFLTLEDETGIVNVIVRPDVYEKYRRVIRTSPVLVIEGKLQKEGGCIDLLAQRFWSFDSEGITRGVASHNFH; encoded by the coding sequence ATGCGTACGTCGTTCGCGACGAGTACGACGTATTATTGGACGACGGCGAACTCTATCGCATTTATCGCCAGGGAACGCAGTGGTATCTGCGAGGCAACTACGATTGAGCCCGCTTACGCAGAGTTACACTGCTGGTCCAACTTTAGCTTCCTAGAAGGCGGATCGCACCCCGAAGAACTCGTCGATCGTGCCGCCGCTTTAGGTTTGGCAGCCGTCGCGCTGACCGATCGCGACGGTTTGTACGGTGCCGTACGATTCGCGTCGCGCGCGCGCATGCGCGGCATCGGCGCCATCGTGGGAAGCGAGCTCACGGTTACCGGCGGCGCGCGCATCGTGCTGCTGGTCGAAGACGAACGCGGCTACGCCAACCTTTGCGAGCTCGTTTCGATCGCCCAGCTTCGCGGCAGCAAGGGCAACGCACGCTTGGAACTCGCCGACTTGACCGGACGAAGCGACGGTTTGATCGCGCTCTCTCAAACGGTGGATGAAGAAGAAGTGCGGCGATCGATCGCGATTTTCGGCGATCGTTTCCATCTCGAGCTGCAGCAGCACCTGACGATTGCCGAAGCGCAGCGGAACGAACGGCTGGTGCGTCTTGGGCGCGAGCTGCACGTACCGCTCGTGGCGACCAACGGTGTGGCGTACGCGTATAAAGACGACGCCGCCGTCGCCGACGTGCTGACTTGCGTGAAACTCGGCACGACGCTCGAGCGCGCCCGCGCCGACCACCATCTGCGTCCCAATGCCGAATACCATTTGAAGTCGCCCGATACGATGCGGCGCCTTTTCGAGCCGTATCCCGAAGCGATCGAACGAACGATCGCCATCGCGCAGCGCTGTCGTTTCAGGCTCGAACGTTTGGTGGGACAGTTTCCGCTCTTCGCCGTTCCCGACGGCTACACGCGCCAGTCGTATCTGCGGGAGCTCGTCTATCGCGGCGCTGCCGAACGCTACGCCACGCCTTTTTCGTCCGACGTTGAGCGCCAGCTCGATTACGAGCTCGGCATCATCGCCAAAATGGATCTCGCCGGATATTTTTTGATCGTCTGGGATATCGTGCGTAAAGCTGAGGATCTGGGCGTGCTGTGCCAGGGCCGCGGCTCGGCGGCAAACTCGGCGGTCTGTTACGCGCTGGGAATTACCGCCGTCGATCCGATCGGCATGAAGCTGCTCTTCGAACGCTTCATGTCGGAAGAACGTAAGGAAATTCCCGATATCGATATCGATTTCGCGCATCAGGACCGCGAAAAGGTCATTCAGTATATTTACGAGCGCTACGGCCGCGCCAACGCGGCAATGGCTGCCGAAGTGATCACTTATCGAACGCGCTCGGCACTGCGCGACGTCGCCAAAGCGCTCGGCTTGAGCGTAGAGGAAGTCGACGTGCTGGCGCGCGAGCTCGACGCGCGCGAGTCGCTCGAAGAAGCTGCGGCGACGTTGCAGCCGCGCATCGGCGAGAATCTGGCGTGGCTTTGCAAGCGTATCGACGGTTTCCCCCGCCACATGGGCATCCACTCCGGCGGCATGGTGATCACGCGCGATCCGTTGATCCGCGTCGCTCCGGTCGAATGGGCGACGATGCGCGACCGCACGATCGTTCAATGGGATAAAGACGACCTTCAAGAGCTCGGTCTGATCAAGATCGATCTCCTCGGCCTGGGCATGCTCTCACTGCTGCGCGAAGCGTTCGGCATCCACGAGCGGGTTCACCAGAAACCGTTAGCCCTGCACACGATCCCTCCGGACGACAAACCCACTTACGCGATGATTCAGAAGGCCGACACGATCGGCGTCTTTCAGATCGAATCGCGCGCGCAGCAATCGATGCTGCCACGAATGAAACCGGAATGTTTCTACGACATCGTGATGCAGGTGGCGATCATTCGGCCAGGTCCCATTCAGGGCCAGATGATCCACCCGTTCTTGCGGCGCCGGGCCGGGCTCGAACCGGTGACGTATCCGCATCCCAAACTCAAGAACGTGCTGGAACGAACGCTGGGCGTTCCGCTCTTTCAGGAACAGGGAATGCGCATGGCGATCGAGGCGGCCGGCTTTACGCCGGGAGAGGCCGACCAGCTGCGCCGCGCGATGGGGCACAAGCGCTCGCACGAACGCATGAACGAGATCTATCCGCGCCTGGTCGAGGGCATGGTCAATAACGGCATCGATCGCGCGGCCGCCGAGCAGCTCTTCCACATGCTCGAAGGATTTGCCGATTACGGATTCCCCGAATCGCACGCCGCGAGCTTTGCGCTGCTGGCGTACGCGTCGGCGTACGTGAAATGCCACCATCCGGCAATCTTTGCGGCGGCGATTCTCAACGTGCAGCCGATGGGGTTTTATTCGACCGAAGTGCTCGTCAACGACGCGCGGCGGCACGGCGTTGCGGTCAAGCCGGTCGAGGTTAATGCCAGCGAGTATTGGTCGCACGTCGACGGCGAAGGTGCACTGCGTTTGGGATTCCATCTGGTGCGCGGATTAGGAGACGTGCAGCGTACGCGTTTGGAGGCGGCGCTTGCCGGCGGTGCGTTTCGCGACATTCTCGACTTCGCGCAGCGCACGCAGCTCGAGAAAGAGGCGATCGAGAATCTTGCCGTCGCCGGTGCGTTCGTTCCCTGGTTTGCGTCGCGCCGCGACGCTATGTGGGCGCTGCGTGCTCTCGACGAGCGTGAGGCCCGCGGCGAACTCGGCAAACTAATGGACGTCGACGAACCGCCGGTGCGATTTGCGCCGGTTACCGCGAAGCAAGCGACCGCGTTCGATCTTTGGTCGACCGGCGTGACGCCCAACGAGCACGCGATCGCGCACTTTCGTGCGCAGCTCGACGCGCGCCGCGTCATTCCGGCCGCGCGGTTGAGCGATCAGCCGCGCAATCTCGTCTGCCGCGTCGGCGGCATGGTGATCACGCGTCAACGGCCGGGAACCGCTAAAGGCTTCGTCTTTTTAACGCTCGAGGACGAGACCGGTATCGTCAACGTGATCGTGCGTCCCGACGTCTACGAAAAGTATCGCCGCGTCATTCGCACGTCGCCGGTACTCGTGATCGAAGGGAAGCTTCAAAAGGAGGGCGGCTGCATCGATCTGCTCGCTCAGCGCTTTTGGAGTTTCGACTCGGAGGGCATCACTCGCGGCGTCGCCTCGCACAACTTTCACTAA
- a CDS encoding pentapeptide repeat-containing protein has protein sequence MISILAVVLALVTGLPSNCVGCSFANRDLRGADLSNTKYVGASFAHTDLRNASFRDADLAGASFHDADLRGADFSGAHLAGISLRNARIAGARFETAELAGVDLREVLDGASDADVRGLLHACAGCDMSDANLSGRNLDGIGIPGGNLRGARASGARLEGADLEGVNFRGADLRNADLRNARLCNYNTDVVGGVTVNRQVGCASFESADVHGADLRGALLCEHKQCTPVDAATLRAHAHSDLAGAILP, from the coding sequence GTGATCTCCATCCTCGCCGTAGTCCTCGCTCTGGTTACGGGTTTGCCGTCGAACTGCGTGGGATGTTCGTTTGCGAACCGCGATCTGCGCGGCGCGGATCTCTCGAACACGAAATACGTCGGCGCGAGCTTCGCCCATACCGATCTTCGTAACGCGAGCTTCCGCGACGCCGATCTGGCCGGCGCGAGCTTCCACGACGCCGATCTGCGAGGCGCGGACTTTAGCGGCGCGCATCTCGCAGGGATCAGCCTGCGTAACGCGCGCATTGCGGGCGCGCGTTTCGAAACGGCCGAGCTCGCGGGCGTCGACTTACGCGAGGTTCTCGACGGCGCCTCCGACGCAGACGTCCGCGGACTGCTGCACGCATGCGCGGGGTGCGATATGAGCGACGCAAATCTTTCCGGTCGCAATCTCGACGGGATTGGGATCCCCGGCGGCAATCTGCGCGGCGCGCGTGCAAGCGGCGCTCGGTTGGAAGGCGCCGATCTCGAAGGCGTCAACTTCCGCGGCGCCGACCTTCGTAATGCCGACCTGCGCAACGCGCGGCTGTGCAACTACAATACCGACGTCGTCGGCGGCGTTACGGTAAATCGCCAAGTGGGTTGCGCTTCGTTTGAGAGTGCCGACGTGCACGGCGCCGACCTGCGCGGCGCTCTGCTCTGCGAGCATAAGCAGTGCACGCCGGTCGATGCCGCAACCCTACGCGCGCACGCGCACTCCGATTTAGCGGGAGCCATTCTTCCGTGA
- a CDS encoding pentapeptide repeat-containing protein, whose product MLAALVDTFNAIASPIAAVVLNALWEGPLLVVAVWLLVRTWPQINASTRYAIWCTTLAAVVIVPIATTLPFFTLTTPSTPSTATASTATTSSSPKTTAKALRVGRAPKVTHALTTRLEPASTPAQSTAQLAALPPRFRVTFPLPLAIGVFALWAVLALVALVRLAIGLVRLEQLKRDALPLPLEYRDAMDRWARANKGSREVRLCVSDETDVPVAVGLFDAMILIPRSLLELLSATEVDQISLHELAHLRRGDDWTNGFQRIALALLAWNPAALFVSQQLDLEREVACDDWVLSLTGTVRPYAMCLTKMAETSAWPRQPIPAPGVFATRKHISLRIERLLGAGRNIATTLAIGPAAIAIAIVATLSLAIAAVAPSVAAPCLQALSIPPPVVAVSVPAPKIQKIIVFRSAPPLPAMPATNVRVPATNVRVPATNVHVPATNVHVPETNVRVPEIDVRVPAANVHVPAMNFAIPHVDVDSIVKSTLKGMPLHRMVAQSALGECSGCDYSGANWAGKDVRNRNFTGVDLSNSNLQGADFSSSHLSGVDFTHANLRGAKFHDAQLVGCDFSGANLVDTDFSGAKLSGCQFTGAQMTSSEIRAILNTCTGCDFSKANLSGIDLSGVRTSGIDFSGANLSGANLSGSEFVGDDFSGAKFDGARLDGTTFNGCDLSGVDLSRVDLSKTKMIGTDFSVRRSPEP is encoded by the coding sequence ATGCTTGCCGCTCTCGTCGACACGTTCAACGCGATCGCCTCGCCGATCGCCGCCGTCGTTCTGAACGCCTTGTGGGAAGGGCCGTTGCTGGTGGTGGCCGTCTGGCTGCTGGTTCGCACGTGGCCGCAGATCAACGCGTCGACGCGTTACGCGATCTGGTGCACCACATTGGCGGCGGTCGTGATCGTTCCGATCGCCACGACGCTTCCGTTCTTCACGCTTACGACCCCGAGCACGCCCTCGACGGCAACCGCCTCGACGGCGACTACCTCGTCCTCGCCGAAAACCACGGCGAAGGCGCTGCGGGTGGGGAGGGCGCCCAAGGTGACGCACGCCCTCACCACCCGATTGGAGCCCGCTTCAACGCCGGCGCAAAGCACCGCGCAGCTGGCCGCGCTACCGCCTCGTTTCCGCGTGACGTTCCCCCTCCCCCTCGCCATCGGTGTGTTCGCGCTCTGGGCCGTTCTGGCACTCGTCGCGTTGGTGCGCCTGGCGATCGGTCTGGTGCGGCTCGAGCAACTCAAACGCGACGCCTTACCGCTTCCCTTAGAGTACCGCGACGCGATGGACCGCTGGGCGCGCGCGAATAAAGGCTCGCGCGAAGTGCGCCTGTGCGTGAGCGACGAGACCGACGTTCCGGTTGCGGTCGGCCTGTTCGATGCGATGATCCTGATACCGCGTTCGCTGCTCGAGCTGTTGTCCGCAACGGAAGTCGATCAAATCAGCCTGCACGAGCTCGCGCATCTGCGCCGCGGCGACGACTGGACGAACGGTTTCCAGCGCATCGCGCTGGCGCTGCTGGCCTGGAATCCCGCCGCGCTGTTCGTTTCGCAGCAGCTCGATCTCGAACGCGAAGTAGCGTGCGACGATTGGGTGCTCTCGCTGACCGGAACGGTGCGTCCCTACGCGATGTGCTTGACCAAGATGGCCGAAACGTCGGCGTGGCCGCGCCAGCCGATTCCGGCGCCCGGCGTCTTCGCGACGCGCAAGCATATCTCGCTGCGCATCGAGCGCCTCCTCGGCGCGGGCCGTAACATCGCCACGACGCTGGCGATCGGTCCGGCTGCCATCGCGATCGCGATCGTCGCAACGCTGTCGCTTGCCATCGCGGCGGTCGCGCCGTCGGTTGCAGCACCGTGTCTGCAGGCGTTATCGATTCCGCCGCCGGTCGTGGCGGTTTCGGTGCCGGCTCCGAAGATCCAGAAGATCATCGTCTTCCGCAGCGCTCCGCCGTTGCCGGCCATGCCCGCGACCAACGTTCGCGTTCCCGCGACCAACGTTCGCGTTCCCGCGACCAACGTTCACGTTCCCGCGACTAACGTTCACGTGCCCGAGACCAACGTTCGCGTGCCCGAGATCGACGTTCGCGTTCCGGCCGCCAACGTTCACGTACCGGCGATGAACTTTGCGATTCCGCACGTCGACGTGGACTCGATCGTGAAAAGCACGCTCAAGGGCATGCCCTTGCATCGCATGGTTGCGCAGAGCGCGCTTGGGGAGTGCAGCGGGTGCGATTACTCCGGCGCCAACTGGGCCGGCAAGGACGTGCGCAACCGGAACTTCACGGGCGTCGATTTGAGCAACTCGAATCTGCAGGGAGCCGACTTCTCGTCGAGTCACCTCAGCGGCGTCGATTTCACTCACGCGAACCTTCGCGGTGCCAAGTTCCACGACGCGCAGCTCGTGGGGTGCGATTTCTCCGGTGCCAATCTGGTCGATACCGACTTCAGCGGTGCCAAGCTCTCGGGTTGCCAGTTCACCGGAGCGCAGATGACCTCGTCGGAAATCCGTGCCATCCTCAACACCTGCACCGGATGCGACTTCAGCAAGGCCAACCTAAGCGGCATCGACCTTTCCGGCGTAAGAACGAGCGGCATCGATTTTAGTGGTGCGAACCTGAGCGGCGCAAACTTGAGCGGCTCGGAGTTCGTCGGCGACGACTTCAGCGGCGCCAAATTCGACGGCGCTCGGCTCGACGGAACGACGTTCAACGGTTGCGACCTCAGCGGCGTCGATCTGAGCCGGGTCGATCTCTCGAAAACGAAAATGATCGGTACGGATTTTTCGGTTCGCCGAAGCCCGGAACCTTAG
- a CDS encoding BlaI/MecI/CopY family transcriptional regulator, translated as MARKRSTTLTEAELRLMDVLWQKGQATVAEVTAALPPPPIAYNSVLTTMRILEQKGYVAHEEAGRAFIYRPLVEREAAAQNAVGHVLSRFFDNSAGELALRLIENEKPSRDELTRLKALIEQYEEGQ; from the coding sequence TTGGCTCGGAAACGATCGACAACCCTTACGGAAGCGGAGCTGCGGCTCATGGACGTGCTCTGGCAAAAAGGGCAAGCGACGGTCGCGGAAGTGACGGCCGCGCTGCCGCCCCCGCCGATCGCCTACAACAGCGTTCTGACGACCATGCGCATTCTGGAGCAGAAGGGTTACGTCGCGCACGAAGAGGCCGGCCGGGCGTTCATCTATCGTCCGCTAGTCGAACGGGAAGCCGCGGCTCAAAACGCCGTGGGCCACGTCCTTTCAAGGTTTTTTGACAACAGCGCGGGCGAGCTCGCGCTACGCTTGATCGAGAACGAGAAGCCTTCGCGCGACGAACTAACTCGTCTGAAGGCGCTCATCGAGCAGTACGAGGAGGGCCAATAA
- a CDS encoding chemotaxis protein CheW: protein MADTREQTQQLSGEVVQVVSFRLGGEEYGVDIAQVQEIIRMVEITHVPRAPRFMEGVINLRGQLIPIIDLRTRFGMSRINPTKSTRIVVTEIGNKRVGIVVDSVSEVLNIPIENVEDAPEMVAGVGTEYIQGVGKLGERLIIMLDLTMVISTEEKQALETVEGTPS, encoded by the coding sequence ATGGCCGACACCAGAGAGCAAACCCAGCAACTATCCGGCGAAGTCGTTCAAGTCGTCTCGTTCCGCCTGGGCGGTGAAGAGTACGGCGTCGACATCGCGCAGGTACAAGAAATCATTCGCATGGTCGAGATCACGCACGTGCCGCGCGCGCCGCGTTTCATGGAAGGCGTGATCAATCTGCGCGGTCAGCTGATTCCGATCATCGACCTGCGCACGCGCTTTGGCATGTCGCGGATCAACCCGACCAAGAGCACCCGGATCGTGGTGACTGAAATCGGCAACAAGCGCGTCGGCATTGTCGTCGACAGCGTCTCCGAAGTGCTCAATATTCCCATCGAAAACGTCGAGGACGCCCCCGAAATGGTGGCCGGCGTCGGCACCGAGTACATCCAAGGGGTCGGCAAGCTGGGCGAGCGTCTCATCATCATGCTCGACCTCACCATGGTCATCTCCACCGAAGAGAAGCAAGCGCTCGAGACCGTCGAGGGAACTCCGTCCTAA